A region of Malaciobacter marinus DNA encodes the following proteins:
- a CDS encoding rhodanese-like domain-containing protein has protein sequence MRILILFAMLNFSVFASNLQMLQISGVKANIDNKQIIIEREIPSECIEFGMVPELFWSEDFASKNVSSKCKKSFITTKGVVLPIKYNENIKTIGELEVLDFIKNRLLKEPQKYALIDVRRESWFKLGTIPTAINIPFDEFEKDEFFMDLFENSMKKLNVKKINDQYSFKDAKQVVIFCNGAWCKQSFYAINNLIKIGYPQEKILWYRGGIHSWNSMSFTLYKPKSND, from the coding sequence ATGAGAATCTTAATATTGTTTGCAATGCTTAATTTTTCTGTTTTTGCCTCAAACCTTCAAATGCTTCAAATAAGTGGAGTAAAAGCAAATATTGATAATAAGCAAATTATTATTGAAAGAGAAATTCCAAGTGAATGTATAGAGTTTGGAATGGTTCCAGAACTTTTTTGGAGTGAAGATTTTGCAAGTAAGAATGTCTCTTCAAAATGTAAAAAAAGCTTTATAACTACAAAAGGAGTAGTTTTACCCATAAAGTATAATGAAAATATTAAAACTATTGGAGAACTTGAAGTATTAGATTTCATAAAAAATAGACTATTAAAAGAACCACAAAAATATGCACTAATAGATGTAAGAAGAGAGTCATGGTTCAAACTAGGAACTATTCCAACTGCTATAAATATTCCTTTTGATGAATTTGAAAAAGATGAGTTTTTTATGGATTTATTTGAAAATAGTATGAAAAAATTAAATGTAAAAAAAATAAATGATCAATATAGTTTTAAAGATGCGAAACAAGTAGTAATATTTTGTAATGGAGCTTGGTGTAAGCAATCTTTTTATGCTATTAATAATCTAATAAAAATAGGCTATCCACAAGAGAAAATCTTATGGTATAGAGGAGGAATACATAGTTGGAACTCTATGTCTTTTACTTTATATAAACCAAAAAGTAATGATTAA
- a CDS encoding FAD-dependent oxidoreductase — protein sequence MFRRDFFKFSMFSTIALNFNNLQANTSFNKNNNYLKTTIAICGAGFAGLSCVKRLKELKPNLDITLIEQNNSFSSCPFSNQWLTNISNISYEDLNFSYYNSINRYNYNFINEKVINIDKDKKLLYMSNNKILKYEYLILSTGIDYDYEKIFKDNEKIKECKFKAPAGLKPGSEHLTLKKMIQNFKGGNFIISIPSGAYKCPPAPYERACLIAQYFKSNKIKAKVVVLDPREKPASKPNKFLNAFNTYYKDYINYKPYTNFKDIDFEKKEITFESFDMLELDYKTKKLSFEEANIIPPNKANKLIQLAKLETNNGFAKLQEPTFRSISSPYIYVVGDAQGQYPFPKSAQMANSCAYVLSEELISRLDNKTFDYKSNLPGNVCYSMITKTKAVSIMHEYSYKNDKLKVKADVSNISKEVAQTAKAWYFGLTEDILG from the coding sequence ATGTTTAGAAGAGATTTTTTTAAATTTTCCATGTTTAGTACCATAGCTTTAAACTTTAATAACTTACAAGCAAATACTTCTTTTAATAAAAATAACAATTATCTAAAAACTACTATTGCAATATGTGGTGCTGGTTTTGCTGGACTTTCTTGTGTAAAAAGATTAAAAGAGTTAAAACCAAATTTAGATATCACTTTAATAGAACAAAATAATAGCTTTAGTTCTTGTCCCTTTTCAAACCAATGGTTAACTAATATTTCAAATATCTCATATGAAGATTTGAATTTTAGTTATTACAACAGTATAAATAGATATAACTATAATTTTATTAATGAAAAAGTTATAAATATAGACAAAGATAAAAAACTTCTTTATATGTCTAATAATAAAATCTTAAAATATGAATATTTGATTTTATCAACAGGTATTGATTATGATTATGAAAAGATTTTTAAAGATAATGAAAAAATCAAAGAATGTAAATTTAAAGCACCAGCAGGATTAAAGCCAGGAAGTGAACACTTAACTTTGAAAAAGATGATTCAAAACTTTAAAGGTGGAAACTTTATAATCTCTATTCCAAGTGGAGCATATAAGTGCCCACCAGCACCATATGAAAGAGCTTGTTTAATTGCACAATATTTTAAGTCAAATAAAATTAAAGCAAAGGTTGTAGTACTAGACCCAAGAGAAAAACCTGCATCAAAACCAAATAAATTCTTAAATGCATTTAATACTTATTATAAAGACTATATAAACTATAAGCCATACACAAATTTTAAAGATATAGATTTTGAAAAAAAAGAGATAACTTTTGAAAGCTTTGATATGTTAGAACTTGATTATAAAACAAAAAAACTCTCTTTTGAAGAAGCAAATATTATTCCTCCAAATAAAGCAAATAAATTAATACAACTTGCAAAACTTGAAACTAACAATGGCTTTGCAAAGTTACAAGAACCAACTTTTAGGTCAATTAGTTCTCCTTACATTTATGTAGTAGGAGACGCACAAGGACAATATCCATTTCCCAAATCAGCTCAAATGGCAAACTCATGTGCTTATGTTTTATCAGAAGAGTTAATAAGTAGATTAGATAATAAAACTTTTGACTACAAGTCAAATCTACCAGGAAATGTTTGCTATTCTATGATTACTAAAACAAAAGCTGTTTCAATAATGCATGAATATTCATATAAAAATGATAAACTAAAAGTTAAAGCTGATGTTTCAAATATAAGCAAAGAAGTAGCACAAACTGCAAAAGCTTGGTATTTTGGCTTAACAGAAGATATCTTAGGATAG